In Halobacteriovorax marinus SJ, the following proteins share a genomic window:
- a CDS encoding hotdog fold thioesterase codes for MGIWFKDYNLEAVNSMGKESMTGLLDILVTELGEDSLVGTMPVDHRTKQPFGLLHGGASCVLAESLGSIASNLVVDGSKYAAVGQCINANHIKSARSGLVTGYCKAIHLGKSSHVWEINIYNEDKALVCVSRLTMAIFEKR; via the coding sequence ATGGGAATTTGGTTTAAGGATTATAACTTAGAAGCAGTTAATAGTATGGGCAAGGAAAGTATGACAGGACTCCTTGATATATTGGTTACTGAGCTTGGTGAAGATTCACTGGTTGGAACTATGCCAGTAGATCATAGGACGAAACAGCCTTTCGGTCTTTTGCATGGTGGCGCTTCTTGTGTGCTTGCAGAGAGTCTTGGAAGTATTGCTTCTAATCTCGTCGTCGACGGATCGAAGTATGCAGCTGTAGGTCAGTGTATAAACGCAAATCACATCAAGAGTGCGCGCTCAGGGCTTGTCACTGGTTATTGTAAGGCCATCCATCTTGGAAAGAGTTCTCATGTTTGGGAAATTAATATTTATAATGAAGATAAGGCCCTCGTTTGTGTCTCTAGACTAACGATGGCCATTTTTGAAAAGAGATAA
- the lpxC gene encoding UDP-3-O-acyl-N-acetylglucosamine deacetylase has product MIYQRTIAKKVEVTGIGIHSGRKVTMNLYPAEADYGIQFKRVDLKDAPVLKADATSVGATENNTTIGGGINAVHTVEHLLSVLYGLGINNAYIEIDGPEVPIMDGSGASFVFLLKETGIQTLNKSKKFLVVLEPVTVEVDDKWARIEPASKLIIDSTIVFTHPLIKTQQKTFEFSCENYIKEIGRARTFGLLRDVDMLKRKGLIKGGSLDNAIVLDEFKVVNSDGLRFGDEFVRHKILDTIGDISLLGYEVAGKITTFKSGHNLHNLLCRKLLETPSAYEIVSANSLQKEAVEAFDLPQNIFPTFA; this is encoded by the coding sequence ATGATTTATCAACGCACTATAGCTAAAAAAGTTGAAGTCACAGGAATTGGAATTCACTCTGGTAGAAAGGTTACTATGAACCTTTATCCGGCAGAGGCCGATTACGGTATTCAATTTAAGAGAGTTGACCTTAAAGACGCTCCCGTCTTAAAGGCCGATGCAACTTCTGTTGGTGCGACTGAGAATAACACGACTATCGGTGGCGGAATCAACGCTGTTCACACCGTAGAACACCTACTTTCAGTACTTTACGGTCTAGGTATTAATAATGCCTATATTGAAATTGATGGACCAGAAGTTCCTATTATGGACGGATCAGGTGCATCATTTGTTTTTCTCCTAAAAGAAACTGGAATCCAGACTCTAAATAAATCGAAGAAATTTCTCGTTGTCCTTGAACCTGTTACGGTTGAAGTAGATGATAAGTGGGCCAGAATTGAGCCGGCTTCAAAGCTCATTATTGACTCAACGATTGTTTTCACTCACCCGCTCATTAAGACTCAGCAGAAGACCTTTGAGTTTTCATGCGAGAATTATATTAAAGAGATCGGTAGAGCGAGAACTTTTGGACTACTAAGAGATGTAGATATGCTCAAGAGAAAAGGCCTAATTAAAGGTGGTTCTCTAGATAACGCTATCGTTCTCGACGAGTTTAAAGTTGTAAATAGCGATGGACTTAGATTTGGTGATGAGTTTGTTCGTCACAAAATTCTAGATACAATCGGGGACATCAGTCTTCTCGGCTACGAAGTTGCTGGAAAAATTACGACTTTTAAATCTGGTCACAACCTTCACAACCTTCTTTGTAGAAAACTGCTAGAAACTCCATCTGCCTATGAGATTGTTTCTGCAAACTCTCTGCAAAAAGAAGCTGTCGAAGCCTTTGATCTTCCTCAGAATATCTTTCCAACATTTGCCTAA
- the ruvB gene encoding Holliday junction branch migration DNA helicase RuvB: MSEERVFDSNSSREESRQEIFLRPKDFSEYIGQRKVVQNIEVMVESAKIRKQAMDHVLLSGPPGLGKTSLAMIIASALGSHLHVISGPAIEKKGDLAAILTNLEEGDVLFIDEIHRMNISVEEILYSAMEDYRLDILIGEGASARTMEISISPFTLIGATTRSGLLSSPLRDRFMAHLHFDFYEHSELAKIVENNSKKLSIGLEGEAKNHIARCSRGTPRIANRILRRVRDFAVVESKESICEEAVAKALDLMEIDEYGLDRMDRKVLEVIHDYYAGGPVGIEALCATLSEDRTTIEDVYEPFLLKEGFLIRTPRGREISEKAKKHLLSI, translated from the coding sequence ATGAGTGAAGAAAGAGTTTTTGATAGCAATAGTTCTAGAGAAGAAAGTAGACAGGAAATCTTTCTAAGACCGAAAGATTTCTCTGAATATATTGGACAGAGAAAAGTCGTGCAAAATATAGAAGTGATGGTCGAGTCAGCAAAAATTAGAAAGCAGGCGATGGACCACGTTCTCCTCTCTGGCCCTCCTGGTTTAGGAAAGACTTCTTTGGCGATGATCATTGCAAGTGCTTTAGGCTCTCATCTTCACGTTATCTCTGGTCCTGCTATTGAGAAGAAGGGTGATCTCGCAGCAATCCTTACTAATTTAGAAGAAGGTGACGTTCTCTTTATTGATGAAATTCATAGAATGAATATATCCGTTGAGGAAATACTTTATTCTGCCATGGAAGACTATAGACTAGATATCCTAATAGGTGAGGGTGCTTCGGCCAGAACAATGGAGATTTCAATATCTCCTTTTACTTTGATTGGAGCAACTACTCGTTCAGGACTTCTTTCAAGCCCACTTAGGGACCGCTTCATGGCCCACCTGCACTTTGATTTCTATGAGCATAGTGAACTTGCAAAAATAGTAGAGAATAACTCTAAGAAGCTCTCTATTGGCCTTGAAGGTGAAGCTAAAAATCATATAGCAAGATGTTCAAGAGGGACTCCAAGAATTGCTAACCGCATACTTAGAAGAGTGAGAGACTTTGCTGTTGTGGAGAGTAAGGAATCTATTTGTGAAGAAGCTGTTGCAAAGGCTTTAGATCTGATGGAGATCGATGAGTATGGCCTAGATAGAATGGACCGAAAAGTGTTGGAGGTTATACATGACTATTACGCCGGAGGTCCTGTAGGTATTGAAGCTCTTTGTGCTACGTTATCTGAGGATCGAACGACGATTGAAGATGTCTATGAGCCGTTTCTCTTAAAAGAGGGGTTCTTAATTAGAACCCCAAGAGGTCGAGAGATTTCTGAGAAAGCTAAAAAGCATCTCCTCTCTATTTAA
- the ruvA gene encoding Holliday junction branch migration protein RuvA — translation MIGHLQGEVIFSDGVEAVVLTNSGIGYQVYINQVLPEGKSASIFISHVIKEASEELYGFKTIREKKLFELLTSVKGVGPKSAFSLVGALGVDQIINSILFDDKKSLTKAPGIGNKAAAQMILDLQNKISKIKMYSNKSKGIQDVPAIQIPELSTSEQEESVHRESDNQELIIKDAIMACKELGFKEEKIIPLAQKILATNEISKPEQLVHLVLKEV, via the coding sequence ATGATTGGACACTTACAGGGTGAAGTAATTTTTAGCGATGGTGTAGAAGCTGTTGTTCTCACTAACTCAGGAATTGGATATCAAGTTTATATCAATCAAGTTCTACCAGAAGGTAAAAGTGCTTCTATCTTTATTTCACATGTCATAAAAGAAGCAAGTGAAGAGTTATATGGATTTAAAACGATTCGCGAAAAGAAATTATTTGAACTTTTAACAAGTGTTAAAGGGGTTGGTCCTAAGTCGGCCTTTAGTTTAGTGGGAGCTTTAGGTGTTGATCAAATTATCAACTCTATTCTCTTTGACGATAAGAAGTCTCTGACTAAAGCACCGGGTATTGGCAATAAGGCCGCAGCTCAAATGATTTTAGACTTACAAAATAAAATTTCAAAAATAAAAATGTACTCGAATAAGTCAAAGGGAATTCAAGACGTTCCTGCAATTCAAATTCCTGAGCTCAGTACTTCTGAGCAAGAAGAGAGTGTCCATAGAGAAAGTGATAATCAAGAGCTTATCATCAAAGACGCTATCATGGCATGTAAGGAACTAGGGTTTAAAGAAGAGAAGATCATTCCTTTGGCACAAAAAATATTGGCTACCAATGAAATTTCTAAGCCAGAGCAATTAGTTCATCTTGTTTTAAAAGAAGTATAG
- the ruvC gene encoding crossover junction endodeoxyribonuclease RuvC: MKILGIDPGSRKAGWALIEKEGRKTTYLASGVLKYDKIDNFLDRLGVIHQSICELIEEYRPDEVALESLIFVKNVNSLAKLAQARGAMLAAIIPSYQGSVFEYSPTLIKQSVSGYGHADKAAIEKTLGMIFGKIEFKTNDESDALAIALCHSLGNAALKGVTKKASRGRSLKSVFKDRI; this comes from the coding sequence ATGAAAATTCTTGGTATCGATCCAGGTTCGAGAAAGGCCGGCTGGGCCCTCATAGAAAAAGAGGGAAGAAAGACAACCTATCTCGCATCCGGTGTTTTGAAATACGATAAAATTGATAATTTCTTAGATAGATTGGGTGTTATTCATCAATCAATTTGTGAATTAATTGAAGAGTATCGTCCAGATGAGGTAGCACTAGAGTCTTTGATCTTTGTAAAGAATGTGAATTCTCTGGCCAAGCTAGCTCAGGCTAGAGGAGCGATGTTGGCGGCCATTATACCAAGTTATCAAGGAAGTGTTTTTGAATATTCACCAACTCTCATTAAGCAGTCTGTGAGTGGTTATGGGCATGCTGATAAAGCGGCTATAGAGAAAACCCTTGGAATGATTTTTGGAAAAATAGAATTTAAAACGAATGATGAGTCAGATGCGCTGGCCATTGCTCTTTGCCATAGTCTAGGTAATGCCGCACTTAAGGGTGTGACAAAGAAGGCTTCAAGGGGAAGGAGTTTGAAAAGTGTATTCAAAGATAGGATATAG
- a CDS encoding bifunctional 5,10-methylenetetrahydrofolate dehydrogenase/5,10-methenyltetrahydrofolate cyclohydrolase encodes MSDNKTLILKSAPIVKKSLEELSARSKALIDSGITPCMKVILVGDNPASIIYTRNKKRFMEKFGAECEIIKLDKDLTEKEFLARVDQISGDEKTHGCFVQLPLPKHLSHIDVGELIPPHKDVDGFNKANIISLYKGETGEGSLIPCTPKGIVTLCDYYGIELSSKNIVVIGRSLIVGKPLSMLLSNHNATITLCHSKTKNLEAHTKAADIIITAIGVPKFLKREHLSDSKEQYIIDVGINQNEDGTLCGDVDFKNVSDHVAGLTPVPGGIGPMTILSLAQNLLQAAEKSL; translated from the coding sequence GTGAGCGATAATAAAACTCTTATTCTAAAGTCGGCTCCCATTGTAAAAAAGTCACTCGAAGAGCTTAGCGCTAGAAGCAAGGCCCTTATCGATTCTGGCATCACTCCTTGCATGAAGGTTATTTTGGTAGGAGATAATCCTGCCAGCATCATTTACACCAGAAATAAAAAGAGATTTATGGAGAAGTTTGGCGCTGAGTGCGAAATTATCAAACTCGACAAAGACCTCACAGAGAAAGAATTTCTGGCCCGAGTAGATCAAATCTCTGGAGATGAGAAAACTCATGGCTGCTTTGTTCAGCTTCCTCTTCCTAAGCACTTATCCCATATCGATGTTGGTGAGCTCATTCCTCCACACAAAGATGTAGATGGCTTTAATAAGGCCAATATTATTAGCCTTTACAAGGGTGAGACTGGTGAGGGAAGCCTTATTCCATGTACACCAAAAGGAATCGTTACACTTTGTGATTACTACGGAATTGAGCTTAGTTCTAAGAATATTGTGGTCATTGGGAGAAGTTTGATTGTCGGCAAGCCTTTAAGTATGTTGCTCTCAAATCACAATGCAACCATTACGCTCTGTCACTCTAAAACAAAGAACCTCGAAGCTCACACGAAAGCTGCAGATATTATTATCACGGCCATTGGCGTACCTAAGTTCCTGAAAAGGGAGCATCTCAGTGATTCAAAAGAACAATACATTATTGACGTTGGTATTAATCAAAACGAAGACGGCACTCTTTGCGGAGATGTCGACTTTAAAAACGTTTCAGATCACGTAGCTGGGCTTACTCCTGTTCCAGGTGGAATCGGTCCAATGACCATTCTCTCTCTGGCCCAAAACCTTTTACAAGCTGCCGAAAAGAGCTTATAA
- the gcvT gene encoding glycine cleavage system aminomethyltransferase GcvT yields MSLLKTSLHQKHVELGAKMAAFAGYDMPLQYSSVKEESIAVRNSIGVFDVSHMGEFFVTGKDAVAFVDYIITNDFAGAELEKAVYSPLCREDGTVIDDLIAYKLGSEKVLICVNAANIEKDWSWISSHTQGFEIELVNKSNDYSLLAVQGPKAQEVLKSIEIINDSDELVYYSAKELTRMNEQIIVARTGYTGEDGFEVFTSHEMAQTLWQKLLDAGATPCGLASRDVLRLEVCYPLYGHELNDELTPLDASLKWTVKGAKEKFIGKEALEGAVSKKRLVKLSLDKGIPREGYNILNMSDEVIGVVTSGTMSVELSKGIALGLVDRDKFPEDKKFKINIRKNNIEANYHAKAFVTGGHK; encoded by the coding sequence ATGAGCCTTTTAAAAACATCACTACATCAAAAACACGTTGAACTCGGAGCAAAGATGGCCGCATTCGCTGGCTACGATATGCCTCTGCAATATTCTTCCGTTAAAGAAGAATCTATTGCCGTTAGAAATTCAATCGGAGTGTTTGATGTTTCTCACATGGGTGAATTCTTTGTTACAGGAAAAGATGCTGTCGCCTTTGTTGACTATATAATTACAAATGATTTTGCGGGAGCTGAGCTTGAGAAAGCAGTTTACTCGCCACTTTGCCGTGAAGATGGAACTGTTATTGACGACCTCATTGCATATAAACTTGGAAGTGAAAAAGTTCTTATCTGCGTAAACGCGGCCAATATTGAAAAAGACTGGAGTTGGATTTCTTCACATACGCAAGGTTTCGAAATAGAGCTTGTAAATAAATCGAATGACTACTCTTTATTAGCCGTTCAAGGTCCTAAGGCGCAAGAAGTTTTAAAGTCAATTGAGATTATTAACGACTCAGACGAGCTTGTTTATTATAGCGCTAAAGAACTAACGAGAATGAATGAGCAAATTATTGTTGCTCGTACTGGTTATACTGGGGAAGATGGATTTGAAGTTTTCACTTCTCACGAAATGGCCCAAACTCTTTGGCAAAAACTTTTAGATGCCGGAGCCACTCCTTGTGGTCTGGCCTCAAGAGACGTTCTAAGACTTGAAGTTTGTTACCCGCTATACGGTCATGAACTCAATGATGAACTTACTCCACTAGATGCTTCACTTAAGTGGACAGTAAAAGGAGCAAAAGAGAAATTTATTGGAAAAGAAGCCCTTGAAGGTGCAGTTTCTAAGAAGAGACTTGTTAAGCTAAGCCTCGACAAAGGGATTCCACGCGAAGGATATAATATCTTGAATATGTCAGATGAAGTTATCGGCGTTGTTACTTCAGGAACAATGTCTGTAGAGCTTTCTAAAGGTATTGCTCTTGGCCTTGTAGACCGCGATAAATTTCCAGAAGATAAGAAGTTTAAAATTAATATTAGAAAGAATAATATAGAAGCTAATTACCATGCAAAAGCATTTGTCACAGGAGGACACAAGTAA
- the gcvH gene encoding glycine cleavage system protein GcvH encodes MSHNVPKELKYTTDHEWAQLEGDIVTVGITDFAQSSLGDIVFVELPEVGDELSKEDSFGVVESIKSVSDLYSPLAGEVVEINSELVDSPESCNESPYGSWMIKLKVESADEFNSLMTPEAYSEHCESL; translated from the coding sequence ATGTCTCACAACGTTCCTAAAGAATTAAAGTACACAACAGACCACGAATGGGCCCAGCTTGAGGGTGATATTGTAACAGTTGGAATTACTGACTTCGCACAATCTTCACTTGGAGATATTGTCTTTGTTGAGCTTCCAGAAGTTGGAGATGAACTTTCAAAAGAAGACTCATTTGGTGTTGTAGAATCTATCAAGTCAGTTAGTGACCTTTACTCTCCACTTGCTGGAGAAGTTGTTGAAATAAATTCAGAGCTTGTTGATTCTCCAGAGTCTTGTAATGAATCTCCATATGGTTCATGGATGATTAAACTTAAAGTTGAATCAGCAGATGAGTTCAACTCTCTAATGACTCCAGAAGCATACTCTGAACATTGCGAAAGCCTTTAA
- a CDS encoding TonB family protein has protein sequence MSRENQKFNSENKQFKNFVLYSILFSAFIHLGFIFSKVDWSSSKKIVVEQKKEKRVKLVFRSNSKKPKQIVNTELKKTTQTPRDAKYLGKQSQMVERQTKAAINGSFKAAGIGVRNGSKQAQTSSKSSSLGKAKKATKSPSKKIVKNKNKKKIKFEDLSLGNLALAQPVTKSAPALGLKNGHKKSRGLAQNNDFMDEIPLADMTRLNTVEYKYYGFYFRIRQKLEQYWGDSLRKQAEKMWKSGRRLASDVNKVTALKITIDQNGNILEVKVKSTSGINELDSAAIESFNRAGPFPNPPAGLIKNGRAQIEWGFVVKS, from the coding sequence ATGAGTAGAGAAAACCAAAAATTTAATAGCGAAAATAAGCAATTTAAAAATTTTGTTTTATACTCAATTCTCTTTTCTGCATTTATTCACTTAGGATTTATCTTTTCAAAAGTCGATTGGTCATCATCTAAAAAAATTGTTGTTGAACAAAAGAAAGAGAAGAGAGTTAAGCTTGTGTTTAGAAGCAACTCTAAAAAACCAAAGCAGATAGTAAATACAGAGCTAAAGAAAACAACACAAACTCCTAGAGATGCGAAGTATCTTGGCAAGCAAAGCCAGATGGTTGAGAGGCAAACTAAGGCGGCAATTAATGGTAGCTTTAAGGCTGCAGGAATTGGCGTTAGAAATGGAAGTAAACAAGCACAAACATCTAGTAAGAGCTCTAGTCTTGGAAAGGCAAAGAAGGCTACAAAGAGTCCTTCTAAAAAAATTGTTAAAAATAAGAATAAGAAGAAAATTAAATTTGAAGATCTCTCTCTTGGCAACCTTGCCCTTGCACAACCTGTGACTAAGAGTGCACCAGCACTTGGGTTGAAAAATGGTCATAAGAAATCGAGAGGATTAGCTCAAAATAATGACTTTATGGATGAGATTCCACTGGCCGATATGACGAGACTTAATACGGTTGAATATAAGTACTATGGTTTCTACTTTAGAATTAGACAGAAGCTTGAGCAGTACTGGGGAGACTCTCTTCGCAAGCAAGCAGAAAAAATGTGGAAGTCAGGTCGAAGACTTGCGAGTGATGTAAATAAGGTTACGGCACTTAAAATCACAATTGATCAAAATGGAAATATTCTAGAAGTTAAAGTGAAGAGCACAAGTGGAATTAATGAGCTAGATAGTGCTGCAATTGAATCATTTAATAGAGCTGGACCATTTCCTAATCCACCTGCTGGATTAATTAAAAATGGTCGCGCACAAATTGAATGGGGATTCGTTGTTAAGTCTTAG